One window from the genome of Chiloscyllium plagiosum isolate BGI_BamShark_2017 chromosome 31, ASM401019v2, whole genome shotgun sequence encodes:
- the LOC122565427 gene encoding growth arrest and DNA damage-inducible protein GADD45 beta-like — MTLEDITGTDNTSKKMQPIDQALEKLLVTAQRQGFLTVGVYESAKLMNVDPDSVVLCLLAADEEDEGDIALQIHFTLIQAFCCENDINIVRLRGVKRLEELLETGDETAEPRDIHCMLVTNSHTDVWKCEALEEVGSYCEESRNKNQWVPTVSLQER; from the exons ATGACTCTGGAAGATATCACTGGAACTGACAATACCAGCAAAAA GATGCAGCCAATTGATCAAGCTTTAGAAAAATTGTTGGTGACGGCGCAACGTCAGGGTTTCTTGACGGTTGGGGTCTACGAGTCGGCAAAGTTAATGAATGT TGACCCAGACAGTGTAGTCCTGTGTCTACTGGCGGCCGATGAAGAAGATGAAGGCGACATCGCCTTGCAGATACATTTCACCCTGATCCAGGCTTTCTGCTGCGAGAACGACATTAACATTGTGCGGCTCCGGGGAGTCAAGCGCTTGGAAGAACTTCTGGAGACCGGGGACGAGACTGCTGAACCCCGGGACATACACTGCATGCTAGTCACG AACTCTCATACCGATGTTTGGAAATGTGAGGCGTTGGAGGAAGTCGGAAGCTATTGCGAGGAAAGTAGAAACAAGAACCAGTGGGTTCCTACCGTGTCCCTGCAAGAACGCTGA